One stretch of Ipomoea triloba cultivar NCNSP0323 chromosome 8, ASM357664v1 DNA includes these proteins:
- the LOC116028081 gene encoding uncharacterized protein LOC116028081 → MKKWWITCLQLAELFVSSMVHLGYGFYIFSTAVAGDLSQILTDYFVLGKTGLRVEDSKGTTSAINLPPIVLVHGIFGFGKGRMGGLSYFGGAEKKDGSILVPDLGSLTSIYDRARELFYYLKGGQVDYGEEHSKACGHAQFGRIYEKGHYTEWDEDHPIPFVGHSAGAQVVRVLQQMLAEKAFKGYENTSEDWVSSLTSLSGALNGTTRAYLDGIQPEDGRSLKPISLLQICRIGVIIYDWLDIPWLKAYYNFGFDHFNISWKKIGVRGLLDCLLDNAGPFASGDWILPDLTIQGSVKLNTHLSTFPNTYYFSYATNCTRKIIDVTIPSSLLGIHPLLFIRVLQMTQWQHPSHVPLPCKGYRDEDWWDNDGALNTISMTRPFLPVEHLSQSVAEGSECQHLQPGIWYYKIVEGDHIIFILNQERAGLQFDLIYDNIIERCRKHVFRRIPIVEYVSYKE, encoded by the exons atgaagaaatggtGGATAACATGTCTGCAACTTGCTGAGCTTTTCGTGAGTTCTATGGTTCATTTGGGATATGGTTTCTACATATTCAGCACAGCTGTGGCTGGTGACCTCTCTCAGATCTTGACCGATTATTTTGTCCTTGGGAAAACTGGGCTTAGAGTAGAGGATTCAAAGGGCACAACCAGCGCTATCAATCTGCCTCCCATTGTGTTGGTTCATGGAATCTTTGGTTTCGGAAAAGGG AGAATGGGAGGGCTATCTTATTTTGGTGGAGCTGAGAAGAAGGATGGTAGCATCCTTGTGCCTGATTTGGGGTCATTGACTAGTATTTATGATAG GGCTCGTGAACTGTTCTACTATTTGAAAGGAGGTCAGGTTGATTATGGGGAAGAACACAGCAAGGCTTGCGGGCATGCACAATTTGGAAGAATTTATGAAAAAG GGCATTACACTGAGTGGGATGAGGATCACCCTATTCCCTTCGTCGGCCATTCGGCTGGAGCACAGGTAGTCCGAGTTTTGCAGCAAATGCTTGCTGAAAAG GCATTCAAGGGTTATGAAAACACGTCTGAGGATTGGGTCTCAAGTTTAACTTCTTTGTCTGGAGCACTCAATGGGACCACAAGAGCTTACCTAGATGGAATTCA GCCTGAAGATGGGAGGTCCTTGAAGCCCATCTCTCTACTTCAGATTTGCCGCATTGGAGTCATAATTTATGATTGGTTAGACATTCCCTGGCTAAAGGCCTACTACAACTTTGGGTTTGATCATTTCAACATCTCTTGGAAGAAAATTGGCGTTAGAGGTCTTCTTGATTGTCTCTTGGACAATGCTGGTCCCTTTGCTTCTGGAGATTGGATTCTCCCAGACCTTACAATCCAAGGCTCTGTCAAATTGAACACCCACTTGTCTACATTCCCAAATACATACTACTTCAGTTACGCCACAAATTGCACTAGGAAAATCATTGACGTTACGATTCCTTCTTCTTTACTTGGAATACATCCCTTGCTATTTATTAGAGTCCTACAAATGACCCAATGGCAACATCCTTCTCATGTTCCTCTCCCTTGCAAAGGTTACAG GGACGAAGACTGGTGGGACAACGATGGAGCGTTGAACACGATATCCATGACCCGTCCTTTTTTACCAGTCGAGCATCTAAGTCAGTCTGTCGCAGAAGGTTCTGAATGCCAACATCTGCAACCAGGCATCTG GTACTATAAGATCGTGGAAGGTGATCAT